ATGCACTCGTACAGGCCATCCAGTTCTTCGCGCGCTTCCGGCGACTGCAGGCGTTCGCGTTCCGGCGGCGGCGTGTCGTTGATCAGGTAAGGCTTGATCGAGTGGTACTGGTTGAAGAAGTGCGTCATGTCCACGATCAGGTCGCGGATCACGGGCAGGCCGGGCAGCGGCTTCAGGACGATCGGTTCCTTGAGTTCACGCAGGTTGGTGATACAGGCAAGGCCGTTCTTTCCATTGATGTTCATCGCGTCCGAACCGCACACGCCTTCACGGCAGGAGCGGCGCAGCGCGAGGCTGTCGTCGACGTCGTTCTTGATGCGGACCAGCGCGTCCAGCAACATCTTGTCCGTCGGCTGGAGTTCGACTTCCAGCTTCTGCATATAGGGCCGCTCATCCTTGTCCGGATCGTAGCGGTAGATCTCGAATTTCACGATACGCTTGGTGCTCATGCCGGCATCCTGCTTAGAAAGTACGCGCCTTGGGCGGGAAGGACTCGACCGTCAGGGGCTTCATTTGTACGGGCTTGTAGTCCAGGCGGCTGCCCTCGGAATACCAGAGGGTGTGCTTCAGCCAGTTTTCGTCGTCGCGGGTGGGATGGTCGTTCAACGCATGCGCGCCGCGGCTTTCGGTACGGTTGGCGGCCGACTTGATGGTGGCGCGCGCCACTTCCGTCATGTTGGCCAGCTCCAGCGCTTCGACGCGCGCGGTGTTGAACACCTTGGACTTGTCCTTGAAGGCGATATGGTCCGCCTGCTTGGCCAGTTCCTCGATCTGCCCCACGCCTTCGTTCAGCAGCTGCAGGGTGCGGAACACGCCGCAGTGGCGCTGCATGGACATGCGGATGGCGTTGCCCACGTCCTGGGTCTTTTCGCCCGAGGTGCGCGTTTCCAGCTTGTTCACGCGGTCCAGCGAGTAATTCAGCGACGACGGCGACACCGTCTGGTGCGAGTGCTGGCGATCCAGGTGCTGGTCGACGATATGGTTGCCGGTGGCACGGCCGAACACGATCAGGTCCAGCAGCGAGTTGGTGCCCAGGCGGTTGGCGCCGTGCACCGACACCGCCGCGCATTCGCCGATCGCGTACAGGCCATTGACGATCTTCGATTCGCCGTTTTCCCACGACACGACCTGGCCATGGTAGTTGGCCGGGAT
This genomic interval from Bordetella genomosp. 8 contains the following:
- a CDS encoding succinate dehydrogenase iron-sulfur subunit, which gives rise to MSTKRIVKFEIYRYDPDKDERPYMQKLEVELQPTDKMLLDALVRIKNDVDDSLALRRSCREGVCGSDAMNINGKNGLACITNLRELKEPIVLKPLPGLPVIRDLIVDMTHFFNQYHSIKPYLINDTPPPERERLQSPEAREELDGLYECILCACCSTSCPSFWWNPDKFVGPAGLLQAYRFIADSRDEATGERLDNLEDPYRLFRCHTIMNCVDVCPKGLNPTKAIGKIRELMVRRTV